CCCATCAATTAGATGTATAGGCTTGTCCAATACGTAATCAACAGCGGGTTTAGTAAAATTGCCAATGGTAATATAAAACCCTTCTTTTGCATTCATATCGATTAATGCACTATGAAATTTTTGAACGTCAGGTCGAGTTACTTTTGGTGAGTTATATCGTTTGCATTCTGCAATGCAAATTTCGTTCCCCTTTTTAAAGATAATATCCTTTCCGCCATCTCCTGATTTCCTTGTAACCGTCACTTCTTCATAGCCCATTAATTTAAAGAGAACGGCAATATACTCCTCAAAATCAAACGGGTCCATCGTTTTTAGGCGTTCCATGTTTCCACTACGGCGAATCTTTACCTTCTGCTGATGTTCTATTCTCTGCTTTTGCTTTAAATACTTATATTTCTTAAATTTTATAATAAAAAAAATAAGTCCGAAAGTTAATGAACCCCATAAGAACCATTCAAATATAGTCCAATTTAATATTTGATTAATAATCCAATCGATAAAATCAATCACTCCAAGCGTTGCCTTATAAAGGATGTAACCTACATATAAAATAAGAGTTAAAGCTATTATAAAAATTGCATCATTCGATTTACGCTTGGAGCGCCGTCTTCTCCGTTTAGCCATGAAAACCCACCTGTTTTTGGTTAGTTTACCCATTCCTTTCTGGCGGTATAATTTTTCTATAATCATTATAGAAATAAGGATTATTGATGAATAAGGTGCCAATGACCAAATTAAATTAATTAACCTTTATTGAAATACATGGTAAAATTGACTTCTAAAGCTTCTTTTCAAAAGACTCTTGGAGGAAAATATGCGTATCGATTTTACTAAGCTTAGAAGAATCATTAGTTCTTCAACTAGTGCATCAAGAAACGCAATAGATTCGAGTGAATCGTTGTCTGAATTTACTGCTTCTATTGCCAATTACATAGAACACAATCATCGTATAAAAGAAAACGAAATGGCAATGATTACAATGTCAATGGAGGATTGGCGAAGAAAACGCAATAATAGGACATACTCTGGAAGTGATCCGATTAAAATTGGAGATATTTTTTATGCAGATTTGGGTTTAACTTATAGTCCAGAGTTGGCTTATAATCATCCTGTTGTAATTCTGGAACAGATTCGTGGATTGTATTTAGTTCTTCCAGTTTCAACTTCCCATGATAGTTTGACAAAAGCTTACCATCCGATATTGAATCCCACAGGTAAAAAATTTCTAAGAAAAGTTCTTGCAAGTGAAGGGGAGGGTTTTTTGGAGGACAGTGCAATTTTGATCAGCAATATGAGAACGATTAGCCCAGCAAGACTTCACGGTGACAAAAAGGGTTCAATGAATAACGTAACTGACCCCTCCTCACTATTCCAAGAAATCCGTAATACAGCATTCAAAATGGCTTTTCCTAAGTTAGAGTCAAAATCAAAAAGGACTTATTCACTTATTAACAAACTTTGGAATAATCGGAGGATTTTACAAGAAAAGATTAAATTACTTGAAGAGGAGAAAAAACTCCTAACTACACAGATTAATCTACTCCAAAATCAAACAGAAAATAATTGACACATTGGACAATTTCTAATACAATTTGATTAAGAAAAGATATTAGCCGAAGGGCAATTAGATTGAATGACTATAAGCCGAAGGGCGAATAAAGGTGTGCATTAGATGCACACCTTTTTGATTTAAAAATTGTCCTTTGTGTGCATATTATTCCTAAAATTGCATACCCTATTTATATAGGGATCTGAGTGCGAGCCGAAGGGCAATTGTTTTATTGAGTGTATCCCAAAAAAGACCCGTTATTATGGGTCTTTTTTTAATGCAAATAAAAGTGCATTAATATGTAGTTTAGCTTTGTCACTCCTAAGTTGACTTTAACCCTGTTTGCAAGTACGATTGAATTGACCGTGAATCTCGATCACTTCAAACCGAGTAGTTTCACGCGGATTTCTTTATAATAAAGAAAACTAAAAGTGGATTAACTCCAAATGTATCAAGGAGTTACACATTTACGGAATATTCAGAAATACCATACACGAACTTCAAAA
Above is a genomic segment from Ammoniphilus sp. CFH 90114 containing:
- a CDS encoding type II toxin-antitoxin system PemK/MazF family toxin produces the protein MRIDFTKLRRIISSSTSASRNAIDSSESLSEFTASIANYIEHNHRIKENEMAMITMSMEDWRRKRNNRTYSGSDPIKIGDIFYADLGLTYSPELAYNHPVVILEQIRGLYLVLPVSTSHDSLTKAYHPILNPTGKKFLRKVLASEGEGFLEDSAILISNMRTISPARLHGDKKGSMNNVTDPSSLFQEIRNTAFKMAFPKLESKSKRTYSLINKLWNNRRILQEKIKLLEEEKKLLTTQINLLQNQTENN
- a CDS encoding restriction endonuclease, encoding MAKRRRRRSKRKSNDAIFIIALTLILYVGYILYKATLGVIDFIDWIINQILNWTIFEWFLWGSLTFGLIFFIIKFKKYKYLKQKQRIEHQQKVKIRRSGNMERLKTMDPFDFEEYIAVLFKLMGYEEVTVTRKSGDGGKDIIFKKGNEICIAECKRYNSPKVTRPDVQKFHSALIDMNAKEGFYITIGNFTKPAVDYVLDKPIHLIDGHRLLSLIEEYSDEIT